The following coding sequences are from one Burkholderia stabilis window:
- a CDS encoding DUF1653 domain-containing protein translates to MTEQEAEQLATHRHYKGGLYRYIGVARHSETEESVVVYEHLWPHARGLWVRPEAMFNGNLEDGTPRFRKLRD, encoded by the coding sequence ATGACCGAACAGGAAGCCGAACAGCTCGCCACGCATCGTCATTACAAGGGCGGGCTGTATCGCTACATCGGCGTTGCCCGCCATTCCGAAACCGAGGAATCGGTCGTCGTGTACGAGCATCTGTGGCCGCATGCGCGCGGGCTGTGGGTGCGCCCGGAAGCGATGTTCAACGGCAACCTCGAAGACGGCACGCCGCGTTTTCGCAAGTTGCGCGACTGA
- a CDS encoding GNAT family N-acetyltransferase: MPAATPATLRFSTDKRELDIDAIFDFLHRDAYWSQGIPRDVVERAIEGSLCFGAYVGDRLVGFARLVTDHATFAYLCDVFVLPAERGNGYGRALIDYVFAQEMVQRLRRIMLVTTDAHELYRPVGFGPSANPERLMEIRRPDIYAKR, from the coding sequence GTGCCCGCTGCCACCCCCGCCACGCTGAGATTTTCCACCGACAAGCGCGAACTCGACATCGACGCGATCTTCGATTTCCTGCACCGCGACGCGTACTGGTCGCAGGGCATTCCGCGCGATGTGGTCGAGCGTGCGATCGAGGGTTCGCTGTGCTTCGGCGCGTATGTCGGCGACCGGCTCGTCGGGTTCGCGCGACTCGTCACCGATCACGCGACCTTCGCCTACCTCTGCGACGTGTTCGTGCTGCCGGCCGAACGCGGCAACGGCTACGGTCGCGCGCTGATCGATTACGTGTTCGCGCAGGAGATGGTGCAGCGCCTGCGCCGCATCATGCTCGTGACGACCGATGCGCACGAACTGTACCGGCCGGTCGGCTTCGGGCCGTCCGCGAACCCCGAGCGGCTGATGGAGATCCGCCGTCCCGACATCTACGCGAAACGCTGA
- a CDS encoding type II toxin-antitoxin system Phd/YefM family antitoxin — protein MRTIHFSDARGNLKTVIDQVVDDADVTLITRRDAPNAVIMSQDYYDSLMETVHLLRSPANVAHLERSIAQLRKGKAKERKLAEDDE, from the coding sequence ATGCGCACGATTCATTTTTCGGATGCCCGGGGCAATCTGAAGACTGTCATCGACCAGGTCGTCGACGATGCGGACGTGACGCTCATCACACGTCGTGATGCGCCGAACGCGGTGATCATGTCGCAGGACTACTACGACAGCCTGATGGAGACGGTTCACCTGCTGCGCTCGCCGGCCAACGTTGCCCATCTCGAGCGCTCGATCGCGCAACTGCGCAAAGGCAAGGCGAAGGAACGCAAGCTCG